The following are encoded together in the Pedobacter sp. D749 genome:
- a CDS encoding CPBP family intramembrane glutamic endopeptidase translates to MENPIIFIVIFSCFLLGISFLYDYFIELIESKFGVEIVYNNRIDHKTLPYKLILSCFLAPLIETYFFQKAPYDILKRRNSKKWVIILVSSLLFGLIHFSSFAYILYGFLAGTVLIMAYLCWEGRRLNKFVIVCIIHMLHNLFVLCGDLINLK, encoded by the coding sequence ATGGAAAATCCAATAATATTTATTGTTATATTTTCATGTTTTTTATTAGGAATCAGTTTTTTATACGATTATTTTATTGAATTAATAGAATCGAAATTTGGTGTTGAAATTGTTTACAATAATAGAATTGATCATAAAACTTTACCTTACAAATTAATTTTATCTTGCTTTTTAGCTCCATTAATAGAAACCTACTTTTTTCAAAAAGCACCTTACGATATTTTGAAGAGGAGAAATTCAAAAAAATGGGTCATCATATTGGTTTCGAGCCTGCTATTTGGATTAATTCATTTTTCAAGTTTTGCTTATATCCTTTATGGTTTCCTTGCCGGAACTGTATTAATTATGGCTTATTTATGCTGGGAAGGAAGGAGATTAAATAAATTTGTAATTGTTTGCATCATTCACATGTTACATAATTTATTTGTTCTTTGTGGTGATTTAATTAACCTTAAATAA
- a CDS encoding S41 family peptidase — protein sequence MDFDKLDPDSVRSFFANEEKTTWTESTFKSYLEQNKEALDSIEGIWSVGIYEVGIVKDKKSDQFIGFILKADSVRWMPQHIKFRLAKKDNQYQTIFFAGGDHSEQHPILLKTRDVLDFGIFGKWMRSPKLLPAPLKKEIDLSPKFKVLDHETALFEMPSFGKLEYVAPTAALIKKNENVLKNTKHLIIDLRNNGGGSVLIYEKLMPYLYTNPILKEGGYVLATPENIKDSGYAKEYPETSDSIRNVFKKYLTELKAHQGEMYKLYPIDTIKFKTISKNPERVSFLVNRGTGSAAEMFLLEAKQSKKVKLYGEHSSGAVDYTEFVKVEMPCKFYTLYYPTCKSLRLPDYPLDNIGIKPDVTIPADVTDWIDFVKKYKPN from the coding sequence ATGGATTTTGATAAATTGGATCCAGATTCTGTAAGAAGTTTTTTTGCTAATGAAGAAAAAACCACCTGGACAGAGAGCACATTTAAATCCTATCTTGAACAAAATAAAGAAGCCCTAGATAGCATTGAAGGAATTTGGAGCGTTGGCATATATGAAGTTGGGATTGTTAAAGACAAAAAGTCCGATCAGTTTATAGGTTTTATACTAAAGGCAGACTCTGTAAGATGGATGCCTCAACATATCAAATTTAGATTGGCAAAAAAGGATAATCAATATCAAACCATTTTCTTTGCTGGGGGGGACCATTCAGAGCAACACCCAATACTTTTGAAAACTAGAGATGTTTTAGATTTCGGAATATTCGGAAAGTGGATGAGGAGCCCCAAACTACTCCCTGCTCCACTTAAAAAAGAAATTGACCTTTCGCCAAAATTTAAGGTTTTGGACCATGAAACCGCATTATTTGAAATGCCATCTTTTGGCAAACTAGAATATGTAGCCCCAACAGCAGCATTAATTAAAAAGAATGAAAACGTATTAAAAAACACCAAACATTTAATTATCGATTTAAGAAATAATGGCGGTGGATCTGTTCTGATATATGAAAAGTTAATGCCCTACCTTTATACCAACCCTATACTAAAGGAAGGCGGATATGTTCTGGCAACACCAGAAAACATTAAAGATAGCGGTTACGCTAAAGAATATCCCGAAACCTCTGACAGCATAAGAAACGTTTTTAAAAAATACCTAACCGAGTTAAAAGCTCACCAGGGAGAAATGTATAAGCTATATCCAATAGATACCATCAAGTTTAAAACTATTTCAAAAAACCCTGAACGTGTTTCATTTCTTGTTAACCGGGGTACGGGAAGCGCTGCCGAAATGTTTTTACTGGAAGCTAAACAAAGTAAAAAAGTGAAACTCTATGGTGAACATTCATCTGGAGCTGTAGACTACACTGAATTTGTTAAAGTAGAAATGCCATGTAAATTCTACACGCTTTATTACCCTACCTGTAAATCTTTAAGATTACCAGATTATCCCTTAGATAATATTGGAATCAAGCCTGATGTAACAATACCTGCCGATGTTACCGATTGGATTGATTTTGTAAAGAAGTATAAACCTAATTAA
- a CDS encoding S41 family peptidase: protein MKYTIPFFFMFAFSFALKAQNCNCNDNFRFLVEKIKKNYIGYPDKVDSSNQFQFEKFTDSLKHVASISNSYKCLSLMREWLSFFKDKHVDFGMDFSKLSPDSVKLFFANEEKTTWTEKRFKSYLQENNKTLDSIEGIWNYGMYEIGVVKDNTKKNIEFIGFVIKADSVRWIPQQIKFKIAKTDNQYKTIYYSAGDHSVNYPALIKQNDVLDFGFLGKWVRGERKAKTIPPAAYIEPDLMASLKKLDDQTILLSLPSFNSKYKTRIDSLIERNKDNLANTKHLIIDVRNNSGGTTGCFEKIIPYLYTNPIHIDGGIVLATDDNIRDCYEKDYPYASAASKKELKKSAKKLRANLNKFYPLYKSSTLKLLKTLKNPERVSILINGNTASSGELFILRAEQSKKVTLFGQNTAGSVDYGEMVITHPPCSFFTLVYPVAKSLHAIKRPLDNIGITPNVIIPNQEVDWVNYVKNYKSN from the coding sequence ATGAAATATACAATTCCTTTTTTTTTCATGTTTGCCTTTTCATTTGCTTTAAAAGCACAAAACTGTAACTGTAATGATAACTTTCGCTTCTTGGTAGAGAAAATCAAGAAAAATTATATTGGTTATCCTGATAAGGTAGATTCTTCAAATCAATTTCAATTTGAAAAGTTTACAGACAGTTTAAAACACGTCGCCTCTATTTCCAATTCCTACAAGTGTTTAAGCTTAATGAGAGAATGGCTCAGTTTTTTTAAGGATAAACACGTAGATTTTGGGATGGATTTCAGCAAACTTTCACCTGATTCAGTAAAGCTGTTTTTTGCTAATGAAGAGAAAACAACTTGGACAGAAAAGCGTTTTAAATCTTACTTGCAAGAAAATAATAAAACTCTAGATAGTATAGAAGGAATTTGGAATTATGGGATGTATGAAATTGGAGTTGTTAAAGATAACACCAAAAAAAATATTGAATTTATTGGTTTTGTGATAAAAGCAGATAGCGTACGATGGATACCACAACAAATAAAATTTAAAATCGCGAAGACTGACAATCAGTATAAAACTATTTACTACAGCGCGGGTGATCATTCGGTTAATTACCCAGCTTTAATTAAACAGAATGACGTACTAGATTTTGGTTTTTTAGGAAAATGGGTAAGAGGAGAAAGAAAAGCTAAAACTATCCCCCCTGCTGCATACATTGAACCTGATTTAATGGCCAGTTTAAAAAAATTAGATGACCAAACAATTCTCCTTTCACTTCCTTCTTTCAATTCAAAGTATAAAACAAGAATAGATAGCTTAATCGAGAGAAATAAAGATAATTTAGCTAATACTAAACATCTAATTATTGATGTTCGTAACAATTCTGGAGGAACAACGGGTTGTTTTGAAAAAATAATACCTTATTTATATACTAACCCCATACATATTGATGGTGGTATCGTATTAGCTACAGATGACAATATTCGTGATTGTTATGAAAAAGATTATCCATATGCATCAGCAGCTTCAAAAAAAGAATTAAAAAAGAGTGCAAAAAAATTGAGAGCTAATTTAAATAAATTTTACCCACTTTATAAATCCAGTACACTGAAACTATTGAAAACATTAAAAAATCCCGAACGTGTTTCAATTCTAATTAACGGGAATACAGCAAGCAGTGGAGAATTATTTATTTTAAGAGCAGAACAAAGTAAAAAAGTAACTTTATTTGGACAAAATACTGCTGGAAGCGTTGATTATGGCGAAATGGTAATCACTCATCCTCCTTGTAGCTTTTTCACTCTTGTTTATCCAGTAGCAAAATCACTACACGCCATAAAACGACCATTAGATAATATAGGAATAACTCCAAATGTAATTATTCCTAATCAAGAAGTTGATTGGGTCAACTATGTAAAAAACTACAAAAGTAACTAA
- a CDS encoding sensor histidine kinase yields the protein MTYHIRPYVNANGSTPPPFNFINYGAAVLLVFIRYSIIGIGYHFASEGIKRERKLRLIEKEKHEAEYAFLRAQINPHFLNNTLNFFFAKSLPLSQELADGIMTLSKIMRYSLEMDKDDRMTLIDEEIEHIKNVIKINQLRFNNKLQIDFNVNGNTDHVRLIPLILITIVENILKHGDCIDKLHPVKITLNINEIDHNIHLITWNKKKNGPKELSSGIGMENIKKRLANHYNKGVALNINETEIDYSLELTLPYNKVTDHQEKPSSFDNLGFLEHFKIPQIKPQPYTS from the coding sequence ATGACTTATCATATTAGGCCCTATGTTAATGCGAATGGATCAACTCCACCCCCATTCAATTTTATAAATTACGGGGCAGCTGTACTTTTGGTTTTTATTCGGTATTCAATTATAGGTATCGGCTACCATTTTGCCTCTGAAGGAATTAAACGTGAACGAAAACTGCGCCTCATTGAAAAAGAAAAACATGAAGCAGAATATGCCTTTCTCCGCGCACAGATTAATCCTCACTTTTTAAACAACACGCTGAATTTCTTTTTCGCAAAATCGTTACCCTTATCTCAGGAGCTTGCCGATGGCATTATGACCCTCAGTAAAATTATGCGCTATTCCCTGGAAATGGATAAAGATGACCGCATGACCTTAATAGACGAGGAAATTGAGCATATTAAAAATGTAATTAAAATTAATCAGCTTCGTTTCAATAACAAGTTACAGATCGATTTTAATGTAAATGGTAATACTGATCATGTAAGACTGATTCCATTAATTCTAATCACCATTGTAGAGAATATCTTAAAACATGGCGATTGCATAGATAAGTTGCATCCTGTTAAAATTACTTTAAACATTAACGAAATCGATCATAACATTCATCTAATCACCTGGAATAAAAAGAAAAATGGACCTAAAGAACTATCAAGTGGTATAGGTATGGAAAACATAAAGAAAAGACTCGCAAATCATTACAACAAAGGGGTTGCATTAAATATTAATGAAACCGAGATTGATTATAGTCTTGAATTAACTTTGCCTTACAATAAGGTTACTGATCACCAGGAAAAACCAAGCTCATTTGATAATTTAGGCTTTTTGGAACATTTCAAGATACCACAAATTAAACCTCAACCATATACCTCATGA
- a CDS encoding LytTR family DNA-binding domain-containing protein — protein MIKCIIVDDEDHAIEVIQHYLKSVAAIQIAATFINPIDALSFLSSNPVDLIFLDIHMPGISGIEFIQTMKNRDVQVILTTAYKEFATEGFDLDVVDYLVKPIPLPRFLQAINKAKKIIQSKKTNMPANQQDDDYFMVKTEAKGKMLKINIAEIDFVEGMKNYIAFHHNGIRTLALLTMKDVEERLPKAQFIRVQKSFIVALNKITSIDGNRIILKGISAEILIGETYRRDFLDMMKQKLLL, from the coding sequence ATGATTAAGTGCATTATTGTTGATGACGAAGACCATGCCATTGAAGTAATACAACATTACCTGAAATCAGTTGCTGCCATACAGATCGCGGCAACATTTATCAATCCGATTGATGCATTAAGCTTTTTAAGTAGCAATCCTGTAGATCTCATTTTTTTAGATATCCATATGCCAGGGATATCAGGTATCGAATTTATTCAAACCATGAAAAATAGGGATGTGCAGGTGATACTTACTACTGCCTATAAGGAATTTGCGACCGAGGGCTTCGATCTTGATGTGGTTGATTATTTAGTTAAGCCTATCCCGCTGCCCCGTTTTTTACAAGCAATAAACAAGGCTAAAAAGATAATCCAATCTAAAAAAACCAACATGCCGGCTAACCAGCAGGATGATGATTATTTTATGGTTAAAACAGAGGCTAAAGGTAAAATGCTTAAAATTAATATCGCTGAAATTGATTTTGTTGAGGGCATGAAAAATTATATCGCTTTTCACCATAATGGGATTAGAACGCTTGCGCTCTTAACGATGAAGGATGTAGAGGAAAGATTACCAAAAGCGCAATTTATCCGGGTACAGAAATCGTTTATAGTGGCACTTAATAAAATCACTTCAATAGATGGGAACAGGATTATTCTAAAAGGTATTTCAGCTGAAATATTAATTGGCGAAACCTATCGGAGAGATTTTTTGGATATGATGAAGCAAAAGCTGCTTTTATAA
- the pruA gene encoding L-glutamate gamma-semialdehyde dehydrogenase — translation MLKGFFNVPTPVNEPINSYAPGTKERSLLKEAISEARAKQLDIPMFIGGQEVHTQNKKKVVAPHDHQHVLATFSYGDKNHVKQAIDAALAAKADWEALAWEHRAAIFMKAADLFATKYRYQINAATMLGQSKNAYQAEIDAACELVDFLRFNVSYMQDIYGQQPPVSPNGMWNRTEQRPLEGFIFALTPFNFTAIAGNLPSCVAMMGNVVVWKPADTQVYAANVIMNVFREAGLPDGVINLIFADGPEVGDVVFNHADFAGIHFTGSTKVFQEIWKTIGTNIHKYKSYPRIVGETGGKDFILVHPSADVAASATAIVRGAFEYQGQKCSAASRTYIPQSLWPEIKKLMIRDLASFKMGGTEDFGNFINAVIDERSFDKLAKYIDQAKKDKGVEVIAGGNYDKSKGYFIEPTVLVVDDPKYTTMCEELFGPVLSVYVYEDQEFDQILEIIDTTSPYALTGAILSQDRYAIEKASYALRNSAGNFYINDKCTGAVVGQQPFGGARGSGTNDKAGAMINLLRWVSPRTIKETFNPPTDYRYPFLAED, via the coding sequence ATGCTTAAAGGATTTTTTAACGTACCTACCCCGGTTAACGAGCCCATTAACAGCTATGCGCCAGGTACAAAAGAACGTTCTCTTTTAAAGGAGGCTATTTCCGAAGCGCGTGCTAAACAATTGGATATTCCGATGTTTATTGGCGGACAAGAGGTACATACTCAAAATAAAAAGAAAGTAGTAGCTCCGCACGATCATCAACATGTACTGGCTACCTTCAGTTATGGCGATAAAAACCATGTAAAACAAGCCATAGATGCTGCTTTGGCCGCCAAGGCAGATTGGGAAGCTTTAGCCTGGGAACACAGAGCTGCTATTTTTATGAAAGCTGCTGATTTGTTTGCTACAAAGTACCGCTACCAAATTAATGCGGCAACCATGCTTGGACAAAGTAAAAATGCCTATCAGGCTGAAATTGATGCTGCTTGCGAACTGGTAGATTTCTTGCGTTTTAATGTAAGTTATATGCAGGATATTTATGGCCAACAGCCGCCTGTATCGCCAAATGGCATGTGGAACAGAACGGAACAACGGCCTTTAGAGGGTTTTATATTTGCTTTAACACCTTTCAACTTTACCGCAATTGCCGGTAATTTACCTTCTTGTGTAGCCATGATGGGTAATGTGGTGGTATGGAAACCTGCCGATACCCAGGTTTATGCGGCTAATGTAATTATGAATGTTTTCCGTGAAGCAGGCTTACCTGACGGTGTAATTAATCTTATTTTTGCAGATGGTCCTGAAGTTGGCGATGTGGTTTTTAATCATGCTGATTTTGCAGGCATTCACTTTACAGGCTCAACAAAAGTTTTTCAGGAAATCTGGAAAACAATCGGAACAAACATCCATAAATACAAATCATATCCACGCATCGTTGGTGAAACCGGTGGTAAAGATTTTATTTTGGTTCACCCAAGTGCAGATGTTGCAGCTTCGGCTACTGCTATTGTACGTGGTGCTTTTGAATACCAAGGACAAAAATGTTCTGCTGCCAGCCGTACTTATATCCCACAAAGCCTGTGGCCTGAGATTAAAAAATTAATGATCAGAGATTTAGCTTCATTTAAAATGGGCGGAACAGAAGATTTCGGTAACTTTATTAATGCAGTTATTGATGAGCGTTCTTTCGATAAACTGGCTAAATACATCGATCAGGCTAAAAAAGATAAAGGTGTAGAAGTTATTGCCGGTGGCAACTATGATAAGAGCAAAGGTTATTTCATTGAACCTACTGTTCTAGTGGTTGACGATCCAAAATATACCACCATGTGTGAGGAACTTTTTGGTCCGGTACTATCTGTTTACGTATACGAAGATCAGGAATTTGACCAGATTTTAGAAATAATTGACACCACTTCACCCTATGCCTTAACGGGAGCTATTTTATCACAAGATAGATATGCTATAGAAAAAGCAAGTTATGCCTTACGCAACTCAGCTGGTAATTTTTACATTAACGACAAATGTACAGGTGCCGTAGTTGGGCAACAACCATTTGGTGGAGCAAGAGGATCAGGTACCAACGATAAAGCCGGGGCAATGATTAATTTATTGCGTTGGGTTTCTCCACGTACCATTAAAGAAACTTTTAATCCCCCAACTGATTACCGTTATCCATTCTTAGCAGAAGATTAA
- a CDS encoding carbonic anhydrase: MCAKTLDTKDITYENLLQGNKDWVKDTIDNDPAFFDKLSEGQSPPVLWIGCSDSRVPANQITNTRPGDIFVHRNIANVVVHTDMNLLSVLDYSINVLKVKHVIVCGHYGCGGVKAALGNKQVGIIDNWLRNIRDVYRTHEREMATIKDPDQRFDRLVELNAIEGAANVTNTSIVQSAWANGQELAVHAWVYSLKTGIIKDLKVTCNCLDDVAPAFKVG; encoded by the coding sequence ATGTGCGCAAAAACATTAGATACAAAAGATATAACTTACGAGAACTTATTACAGGGTAATAAAGACTGGGTTAAAGATACAATAGACAACGATCCTGCTTTTTTTGATAAATTATCAGAAGGTCAGAGCCCACCGGTTTTATGGATCGGCTGTTCAGATAGCCGTGTACCGGCCAATCAGATTACGAATACCAGACCAGGTGACATTTTTGTGCATAGAAACATAGCCAATGTGGTTGTACATACGGATATGAACCTGCTTTCAGTACTGGATTATTCTATTAATGTATTAAAGGTTAAACATGTTATTGTTTGCGGCCATTATGGTTGCGGTGGTGTTAAAGCTGCTTTGGGCAATAAACAAGTGGGGATTATTGATAACTGGCTGAGAAATATTCGCGATGTGTACCGTACCCACGAACGTGAAATGGCTACGATCAAGGATCCTGATCAGAGATTTGACCGTTTAGTGGAGTTAAATGCCATTGAAGGCGCTGCAAATGTGACCAATACTTCGATTGTACAAAGTGCCTGGGCAAATGGTCAGGAATTAGCTGTACATGCCTGGGTTTATAGCCTAAAAACAGGAATCATCAAAGACCTGAAAGTAACTTGTAACTGTCTTGATGATGTTGCCCCTGCTTTTAAGGTAGGATAA
- a CDS encoding SulP family inorganic anion transporter, giving the protein MQKFNPAFSGSDVKKYFLKKNLKKDLPSSIVVFLVALPLCLGIALASGAPLFAGLITGIIGGIVVASFSGSQLSVSGPAAGLTVIVLGAITSLGSYPTFLLAVVLAGVFQMVLGLVKAGTIGNYFPSSVIEGMLAAIGLILILKQLPHALGVDTDFTGDEGFFQQDHENTFSAISAAISHFSLAAVVISLLSIAILILWPKFPKLAVVPAPLLVVTLGVLGTILFAGTDHPLRADQMVKIPVVNGFGEFLGLFTMPDFSQLANKNVYIVAVTIAVVASLETLLSIEAVDKIDPIKRVSPTNRELIAQGLGNITSGMVGGLPMTSVIVRSSANVGAGGRTKMAAIFHGIWLLLSLLFIPGLINMIPLSCLAAILLVTGYKLTRISLFKHMYHKGWDQFVPFVVTVLAVLFTDLLKGVAVGMLVSVFYLLRTNMRNPFFYRITNEGDKKNIRIKLAEEVSFLNKAAIQVVLTNIPKETNVIIDGSNARYIDPDVLETIYNYKHNAYTKGIIVTLENIQKHYTVPKLNITVEEDINKL; this is encoded by the coding sequence ATGCAAAAGTTTAACCCGGCCTTTTCAGGTTCGGACGTGAAAAAATATTTTCTTAAAAAGAATTTAAAGAAAGATTTACCTTCAAGTATAGTTGTGTTTTTAGTGGCTTTACCACTATGTTTGGGTATTGCCTTAGCTTCTGGCGCACCCTTATTTGCCGGTTTAATTACCGGAATTATAGGGGGAATTGTGGTTGCCTCTTTTAGCGGCTCGCAATTAAGTGTTAGTGGCCCTGCAGCAGGTTTAACGGTTATTGTTTTAGGTGCAATAACCTCATTAGGAAGCTATCCTACATTTTTACTTGCTGTTGTATTGGCAGGGGTATTCCAGATGGTTTTAGGCCTGGTTAAAGCCGGAACCATTGGAAATTACTTCCCTTCGAGCGTAATTGAGGGAATGCTTGCTGCCATCGGACTGATTTTAATCTTAAAACAATTACCGCATGCATTGGGCGTTGATACCGATTTTACTGGCGACGAAGGTTTCTTTCAACAAGATCACGAAAACACTTTTTCTGCGATTAGTGCAGCAATAAGCCATTTTAGTTTGGCGGCAGTAGTTATCAGTCTGTTATCAATAGCTATTTTGATTTTGTGGCCTAAGTTTCCAAAATTGGCGGTTGTACCTGCTCCATTATTGGTGGTAACTTTAGGAGTTCTTGGAACTATACTTTTTGCCGGGACAGATCATCCTTTACGTGCTGATCAAATGGTGAAAATCCCGGTAGTAAATGGTTTCGGCGAATTTTTGGGGCTATTTACGATGCCCGATTTTTCTCAGCTGGCCAATAAAAATGTGTATATAGTAGCCGTAACCATTGCTGTTGTAGCGAGTTTAGAAACTTTACTCAGTATTGAGGCTGTGGATAAAATCGATCCGATTAAACGTGTATCGCCAACAAACAGAGAGTTAATTGCCCAGGGTTTAGGTAACATTACAAGCGGTATGGTGGGCGGTTTGCCTATGACATCGGTAATCGTGCGGAGTTCGGCAAATGTAGGGGCTGGTGGCAGAACCAAGATGGCGGCTATTTTTCATGGTATCTGGTTGTTATTGTCACTGTTATTTATTCCAGGGCTCATTAACATGATTCCATTATCGTGTTTAGCCGCAATTCTTTTGGTAACGGGATACAAGTTAACCAGGATCAGTTTATTTAAACACATGTACCACAAAGGCTGGGATCAGTTTGTACCATTTGTGGTTACAGTATTGGCGGTATTATTTACCGATCTGTTAAAAGGTGTGGCTGTGGGTATGTTGGTTTCGGTTTTTTATTTATTACGGACCAATATGCGCAACCCCTTTTTTTACAGGATAACGAACGAAGGCGACAAAAAGAATATCAGGATTAAACTAGCAGAAGAGGTTTCATTTTTAAATAAAGCAGCGATACAGGTAGTTTTAACGAATATCCCTAAAGAAACAAATGTAATTATTGATGGTTCGAATGCCAGGTATATTGATCCTGATGTATTGGAAACCATTTACAATTATAAACATAATGCTTATACAAAAGGTATTATCGTAACCCTGGAGAATATCCAAAAACATTATACAGTACCAAAATTAAATATAACAGTAGAAGAAGACATTAATAAATTATAG
- a CDS encoding acyl-CoA carboxylase subunit beta: MDKKIALLKDKINQANLGGGQARIDSQHKKGKLTARERIHFLMDEGSFEEIGMMVIHRSTDFGMEREKYLGDGVVTGYGTINGRLTYVFSQDFTVFGGSLSETHAEKICKLMDMAMKNGAPLIGLNDSGGARIQEGVVSLGGYADIFYKNVQASGVIPQLSAIMGPCAGGAVYSPAITDFILMVENTSYMFVTGPNVVKTVTHEEVTSEELGGASTHATKSGVTHFACANEIEAINHVKKLLSYMPQNCEEIADPLPYEAADESRPALNTFMPENASQPYDIREVIAAVADADSFLEVHATYAENIVVGFARLAGRSIGIVANQPAYLAGVLDSNSSTKAARFVRFCDCFNIPLLVFEDVPGFLPGTDQEWNGIITNGAKLLYAFSEATVPRITVITRKAYGGAYDVMNSKHIGADMNYAWPSAEIAVMGAKGAAEIIFKREITSAENPEEKWLEKEKLYSDIFANPYRAAERGFVDEVIEPAQTRIKLIKAFKMLENKVVNNPRKKHGNIPL; this comes from the coding sequence ATGGATAAAAAAATAGCATTACTCAAAGATAAAATCAACCAGGCCAATCTTGGCGGCGGACAGGCCCGTATCGACAGTCAGCATAAAAAAGGTAAACTTACGGCCCGCGAGCGTATCCATTTTTTAATGGATGAAGGCAGCTTCGAAGAAATTGGCATGATGGTGATCCACAGAAGCACCGACTTTGGCATGGAACGCGAAAAATACCTGGGCGATGGTGTGGTAACGGGTTATGGAACAATTAATGGCAGATTAACCTATGTTTTCTCTCAGGATTTCACCGTGTTTGGCGGTTCACTTTCTGAAACCCATGCCGAAAAAATCTGCAAGCTAATGGATATGGCCATGAAAAATGGTGCGCCATTAATCGGCTTAAATGATAGTGGTGGTGCGCGTATCCAGGAAGGTGTTGTTTCTTTGGGCGGTTATGCCGATATCTTTTATAAAAATGTACAGGCTTCGGGTGTAATTCCGCAGCTCTCGGCCATAATGGGACCATGCGCAGGTGGAGCTGTTTATTCGCCCGCCATTACCGATTTTATTTTGATGGTAGAAAATACTTCTTATATGTTTGTTACCGGTCCAAATGTGGTTAAAACAGTAACACACGAAGAAGTAACTTCAGAAGAATTAGGCGGTGCCAGCACACATGCTACAAAATCGGGCGTTACCCATTTTGCCTGTGCCAATGAAATTGAGGCTATTAATCATGTAAAGAAACTATTGAGTTATATGCCGCAAAACTGTGAAGAGATAGCCGATCCTTTACCTTACGAAGCAGCTGATGAAAGCCGGCCAGCACTCAATACTTTTATGCCAGAAAATGCTTCACAGCCTTACGACATACGTGAAGTAATTGCTGCCGTGGCCGATGCCGATAGCTTTTTAGAAGTACATGCCACTTATGCAGAAAATATTGTAGTGGGTTTTGCCCGCCTTGCAGGGCGAAGTATTGGTATCGTAGCCAATCAGCCTGCTTATTTGGCAGGTGTTTTAGATAGCAATTCTTCTACCAAAGCAGCACGTTTTGTCCGCTTTTGCGATTGTTTTAATATTCCGTTATTGGTATTTGAAGATGTGCCAGGATTTTTACCAGGTACAGATCAGGAATGGAATGGCATTATCACCAACGGTGCAAAATTATTGTATGCATTTAGTGAAGCTACTGTACCACGCATCACTGTAATTACCAGAAAAGCATACGGCGGTGCTTATGATGTGATGAACAGCAAACATATTGGTGCAGATATGAACTACGCCTGGCCAAGTGCTGAAATTGCCGTGATGGGAGCAAAAGGTGCCGCAGAAATTATTTTTAAACGGGAAATTACTTCAGCAGAAAACCCTGAAGAAAAATGGCTGGAGAAAGAAAAATTATATTCAGATATCTTTGCCAACCCTTATCGTGCTGCAGAACGTGGCTTTGTTGATGAAGTGATTGAACCAGCTCAAACCCGTATAAAGTTGATAAAAGCCTTTAAGATGTTGGAAAATAAGGTGGTGAATAATCCACGAAAAAAACATGGAAATATACCTTTGTAA